One Nitrospira sp. DNA segment encodes these proteins:
- a CDS encoding Hsp20/alpha crystallin family protein, protein MLPEDTDKGKVAADFKDGVLKVHLPKAQNAKPQTTEIRIS, encoded by the coding sequence ATGCTTCCGGAAGACACGGACAAAGGTAAGGTTGCCGCAGATTTCAAGGACGGCGTTCTTAAAGTCCACTTGCCCAAAGCCCAGAATGCCAAACCCCAGACCACCGAGATCAGGATTTCATGA